The sequence TGCGCATTCCCGACTGCGCGGCGGATGGCATCGGCACACTCCACCTTTGGAATGACGAGGCCGCAGACGCGTTCATCGGACGCGAACGCAGCGACATCCTCGTCGAACCACGGGGTTTCGTCGGCGTTGATTCGAACATGGACGGCACGAGCCGCTGGCGATAGCCACTGTTGAATCTCCGCTCGTGCAACCGCCTTTTCATCCGATGGAACGGCGTCTTCCAGATCAATCACGACAACGTCGGCGCCGGACTGCACCGCCTTCGCGAAACGATCGGGGCGATTCCCCGGAACAAATAGCCAGGAACGGGACCGCATGTATCTCTCTCCCTCTGTCTGTCAGATTGCGCTCGTTGCGCGCATTTGCCGAATCTGGCTGCCGGTGAAGCCAAGCTCTCCCAAGATTGCATCGGTGTGCTCACCGAGCGATGGAACGGCACGCAGCGCAGGCGGGCTGGACGCATCCGCGCCAGGCGGCAGGAGAACCGGGACGAGCCCTTTTTCAGTCGAGACACTTGCCCAGCGATTCCGGGCCGCAAGCTGCGGATGCGTCCACACTTCCTGCATGTCGTTCAGATGTGCATTTGCAATGCCGGCCGCGTCCAGCCGATTGGTCAATTCTTCCGCGGTCAGGGACGAAAAGGTTTCCGTGATGAGGGCGGCCAGCTCCGCGCGATGCTCGATACGTTGCGAGTTCGATGCGAACCGACGGTCATCGGCGAGCAGCGGAAGATCGAGCACATCGCTGCAGAACGCCTTCCATTCCCGTTCATGCTGCAAACCGAGGATGACCGTCTTCCCATCTCCGGTGGCGAACGGCCCGTACGGGAAAATCGTCGCGTGGGATGCGCCTGATCGCGAAGGCGGGGGCTGGCCGTCGATGGCGTAATACATCGGGAAACCCATCCACTCGACCATCGATTCGAGCATCGAAACGTCGATACGGCACCCGCGCCCGGTCCTTTGACGGTTGAACAGCGCAGAGAGGATGTTCGTGTACGCATACATTCCAGTCGCAATGTCGGCGATCGAACATCCCGCCTTTGCAGGCGAATCCGGCGTGCCTGTGATCGACAGGAGACCCGCTTCGCTCTGGATCAGCAGATCGTAGGCCTTCTTGTCGCGATAGGGCCCGTCCGGACCATAGCCCGAGATCCCGCAGACGATGAGATCGGGAAAGCTCGCGCTCAGGGTTTCGTAGTCGAGACCAAGGCGATCGGCGGCCCCAGGGGCAAGATTCTGGATAAACACGTCGGCGCCGGCGAGGAGACGCATCAGCACTTCGTGCGCGACGGGTTGTTTCAGATCGAGCGTCAGGCTCTCCTTGGAGCGGTTCGCCCAGACAAAGCTCGAAGACATGCCCGATACGCGCTCGTCGTACGCACGAGCGAAATCACCTGCATTCGGTCGCTCGATCTTGATCACGCGTGCGCCGAGATCCGCGAGCTGACGCGAGCAGAATGGCGCCGCGATCGCGTGCTCGAGCGCTATCACGGTAACCCCTTCAAGCGGATGCATTTCGGTACTCTCCCGGGATTGCTGCGTTGTATCAGACGATCCGGGCGAGCACGAGAAGGCTGATCGTGATCGTGATCGCGCCGCCGATGCGGGTTGCGATCTGGGCGAACGGCATCAAACGCATCCGATTCGCCGCGCCAAGTATCGCGACGTCTCCTGTGCCGCCCATTCCACTATGCGTCCCCGTGACGATCGCGACGTCTATCGGGAACATCTTCATGCGATGTCCGACGAAGAAGCCCACACCCATCAATGAGGCGACGGTTGCGACGATGGTAAGGATCGTGGGAACGTTGAAGGCGTCGACGATCTTTTGCCACGGCGTGATGACTACCCCGACGGCAAAGAGGAGCGGATACGTGACGGCCTTCGCAAAAAACCGGTAGACGAATCCTGCGCCTCGCTCGAGAGACGGAGAGAACACGTATCCGATCTTGGCGGCGACCGCGAGCGTCAACATCGCGACCGGCCCCGGCAAACCGAATGCGCTTTGCGAGAGCATCCCGAGGAAATACAGGCACACCGCAATCAGGCCGGCCGCGGCGATGTCCGCGATATCGACTCGCGTGTCGTCTTGGCCGACGTTGCCGCCGGTCAGCGCGTCGTCTCCGGCGCGCATCAATTGCCCGTTTCCCGTCAGAGCGGGATATCGCTTGCCGAGCGTGTCGAGCAGGCCCGAAAAGACGATCGCGCAGATGTTGCCGAGCATCACGGCCGGCAGGGCCTGGGCAAGCAATTCGCCGGCCGGACGATTCAGCAGAGCGGCGTAACCGAGCGTCAGCGGAATGACGCCCTCGCCGACGCCGCCGGCCATCACCGGAATCACGACGAAGAAGACCGTATGAAACGGATCCATGCCGAGCAGCGTCCCTACCGCTCCACCCACCATGATCGCCACGATCGACCCCGCCGCGAGCGGTGCGAAGATCCGCAGGAATCCGCCGATCAACACCTTGCGGTCCATGCTCAAGATGCTTCCGACGATGATGCAGGCGATGAACAGATAGAGGATGTTGGCGGATTTCCAGAACTCGGATATCGGCTTCAGCAGCGCGAGCGGCAGCACCTTCGAGAACACCAGGTACGACGGCAGGATGGTCGACAGAATGACCGGCCCGCCGATGCTGCGGAATACCGGAATGCGGTTGCCGAGCTCGAAACAGGTAAAGCCGCAAACCGCGAGACAGGCAATCATCGGCGCGAGTTCGGCCGATAGCTTGCCCATTGCCGCGAAAGCGAATATGGAGAACGCAAGCACGATGTGAACGGGTAGAGGAATGACTCCAATTCGCACGTTCATCAGCTTGCGCCACGCTTCGCCAATCCCGCTCAGGCGCGAAACACGCCCGATTTCGCGATCCCGGCTTGCGGCTTGCTGAACATAGACTCCTCGGACTTTCGTGGTTTCATTCATTATTATTCCCAGGCCAATTTTTTTAAGAGCGCATAATATTCCGAATGAGCGATGGAGCGGAAATACTGTTATTGGATAGGGGTATAGAAAAAACCAATATCCCTCCACAAAAATAGACGAGCGTAGTCAATGGCTCGATTTATTCACTTTTTGTAAATAGAAAATCGGATTCGGCATCGCCTTCATGGACCTCAAACAATTGCGCAATTTCGTCGCTATCGTGGATAGCGGCAGCTTGTCCAGGGCAGCATATATTCTCGCGGTCGCTCAGCCGTCCTTAAGTCAGCAGCTCCGTGCCCTCGAAGAGGAGCTCGGGACGCAACTCGTGCAACGGAGCGCGCAAGGGGTCACGCCGACCGACGGCGGCATGACCCTGTATCGTCATGCGCGGAACGTACTGCGGCAGATCGAGCACATCCGCCGTGACGTCAAGGAAGGCGGGAATGCCGAGTCCGGGAGTGTTTCTGTCGGGTTCCCGACGACGATTGCCACGATCCTGGGTGTTCCGCTCTTCAAGCGCCTGCGGCAGCGCTACCCGGGCATTCGGTTCCAGATGTTCGAGAGCCTGAGCGGATACATCAGCGAGCTGCTGCTGAACGGGCGCCTGGATCTCGCCGTGCTGTTTCGGGAGTCCGAGACCGCCGGCATGTCGGTTTCCCCCCTCTTCGACGAGAGCCTTTATGTGATCGGACACGGCCTGCCGGGAGAAGACGATGGCTCGTGCCCATTGTCGCAACTGGCGAATCTCCCGATCGTTGCGCC is a genomic window of Burkholderia cepacia containing:
- a CDS encoding CaiB/BaiF CoA transferase family protein; protein product: MHPLEGVTVIALEHAIAAPFCSRQLADLGARVIKIERPNAGDFARAYDERVSGMSSSFVWANRSKESLTLDLKQPVAHEVLMRLLAGADVFIQNLAPGAADRLGLDYETLSASFPDLIVCGISGYGPDGPYRDKKAYDLLIQSEAGLLSITGTPDSPAKAGCSIADIATGMYAYTNILSALFNRQRTGRGCRIDVSMLESMVEWMGFPMYYAIDGQPPPSRSGASHATIFPYGPFATGDGKTVILGLQHEREWKAFCSDVLDLPLLADDRRFASNSQRIEHRAELAALITETFSSLTAEELTNRLDAAGIANAHLNDMQEVWTHPQLAARNRWASVSTEKGLVPVLLPPGADASSPPALRAVPSLGEHTDAILGELGFTGSQIRQMRATSAI
- a CDS encoding 2-hydroxycarboxylate transporter family protein, giving the protein MNETTKVRGVYVQQAASRDREIGRVSRLSGIGEAWRKLMNVRIGVIPLPVHIVLAFSIFAFAAMGKLSAELAPMIACLAVCGFTCFELGNRIPVFRSIGGPVILSTILPSYLVFSKVLPLALLKPISEFWKSANILYLFIACIIVGSILSMDRKVLIGGFLRIFAPLAAGSIVAIMVGGAVGTLLGMDPFHTVFFVVIPVMAGGVGEGVIPLTLGYAALLNRPAGELLAQALPAVMLGNICAIVFSGLLDTLGKRYPALTGNGQLMRAGDDALTGGNVGQDDTRVDIADIAAAGLIAVCLYFLGMLSQSAFGLPGPVAMLTLAVAAKIGYVFSPSLERGAGFVYRFFAKAVTYPLLFAVGVVITPWQKIVDAFNVPTILTIVATVASLMGVGFFVGHRMKMFPIDVAIVTGTHSGMGGTGDVAILGAANRMRLMPFAQIATRIGGAITITISLLVLARIV
- a CDS encoding LysR substrate-binding domain-containing protein, which produces MDLKQLRNFVAIVDSGSLSRAAYILAVAQPSLSQQLRALEEELGTQLVQRSAQGVTPTDGGMTLYRHARNVLRQIEHIRRDVKEGGNAESGSVSVGFPTTIATILGVPLFKRLRQRYPGIRFQMFESLSGYISELLLNGRLDLAVLFRESETAGMSVSPLFDESLYVIGHGLPGEDDGSCPLSQLANLPIVAPSSPNGLRLLIERAFAQAGVELNIAADIDSLPAELEIAHTGDAYAILPSSVLSTRDAGNRPPARRIVDPEIRRPVSLCWSNTLPVSPAALAVRRCIAELVFELHESGKWPGITLRSALQ